The window TTGCTTCCCTTTTGCACTCCCGCCGGAAAGACGGAAGGTTTGACTCCCTGCAGGATCTTATATCGAGGATGAAAACCCGCCGGATCAAAGGTTCGGTTCTGGAAGCGTGGATCGCTTCAGGAGCGTGCGATCGTTTGGGAAATAACCGGAGGCAAATGTTAAAGTTCTTGAATGATTCCAATTCCGATTTATTTGACGATGAATCCCCGGATTCAGTTGATGATTTTTCCAAAAGTGAAAGGAGAAGAATGGAAAAAACATGGCTTGGGTTTTCACTAGATCCAACCCCCTCGGAAAAGTGGCGGCAATTTTTGAAACAGTATCAAATCGTTCCGATTGAAGCTTTGGGCGATCTGAAAAACAATACCCGGGTCCGGATCTGCGGAACCGTGATTCACAGCAGGCGTCAGCCGGCAGGTGACCGGGACTATGTCTTGTGGCTTGTTTTGCAGGATCACTCCGAGATGGCCGAAGTTGTTTTGTACCCCAAAATCTACAAGCATGGCTTATATGAATTGAATCCGCAGGGAATTATAGTGGAAGGAATTCTGCGGATCGAGGAAATGACTTTCCGAATCGTTGCAGAAAAAATCAAAGCGCTCGGAGGTTGACCCATGCTTCTCATCGGAACTGCCGGTTACAGCTATGAGGATTGGCGGGGAATTTTTTACCCGGAAAAGTTGAATAAAAAAGAATTGCTGCAGTATTACGCCCGTGAATTTCCATTTACGGAAATCAATACGACCTATTACAGAATGCCTGCCGCATCGATGCTGCAAAAGTGGCATGAGCAGACGCCGGAGCATTTTCAATTCGTGATTAAAGCCAACAAGGGGATGACCCATGAACGGGAACAGAATGAACCGCTTTTTTCCGAATTCAGGGAAGCTTTAAAACCGCTGATTGAAGCGGACAAACTCGGCTGTGTTCTGGCTCAGTTTCCGACGAGCTTTCGCAACAAGGACAAGAACCGGGATTACTTGAAGCAGTTCAAGGAATGGCTGGGGAACATCCCGGTTGCCGTTGAATTTCGGCACGAAGAATGGATTGAAGAAGGCGTTTTCCGGCTTCTGGAAGAAGAAGAGATCGGATATGTTTGTGTGGACGAACCGCAGTTCAAAACTTTGGTTCCTCCGGTAATCAGAGCTACAAGCCAAATCGGCTATATCCGCTTTCATGGACGCAATTACAAAAAATGGTGGCATCATCAAGAATCCCATGAACGGTACGATTACTTATATACCGAAGAGCAATTGAAAGAATGGGTTCCGAAAATTTTAAAGCTTGCGGAGCGGACCGAAAAGACCTTTATCAGCATGAACAATCATTACCGGGCGCAAGCTGCGATCAATGGCCGCATGTTGAAGGAGCTGCTGGAGAAGCGGATGTTGGAAGCGGAAATGTCGATGAAGGAAGCTTCCAAGGATGAGGTGATTTTGATATGACGGTCGCCATGATCACCTTGGGCAGTATAACCGATCTGCGAACCTTGAAT is drawn from Ferviditalea candida and contains these coding sequences:
- a CDS encoding DUF72 domain-containing protein; this translates as MLLIGTAGYSYEDWRGIFYPEKLNKKELLQYYAREFPFTEINTTYYRMPAASMLQKWHEQTPEHFQFVIKANKGMTHEREQNEPLFSEFREALKPLIEADKLGCVLAQFPTSFRNKDKNRDYLKQFKEWLGNIPVAVEFRHEEWIEEGVFRLLEEEEIGYVCVDEPQFKTLVPPVIRATSQIGYIRFHGRNYKKWWHHQESHERYDYLYTEEQLKEWVPKILKLAERTEKTFISMNNHYRAQAAINGRMLKELLEKRMLEAEMSMKEASKDEVILI